From Plectropomus leopardus isolate mb chromosome 17, YSFRI_Pleo_2.0, whole genome shotgun sequence, a single genomic window includes:
- the mafk gene encoding LOW QUALITY PROTEIN: transcription factor MafK (The sequence of the model RefSeq protein was modified relative to this genomic sequence to represent the inferred CDS: inserted 1 base in 1 codon): MLVHCCCFVVNLVRGYTAARLLDXFIPTVSSYFAACIGNLLRQFLRITVHRYPRPQSVSSVRFWPVVCMQGMTTQFKTSKALKVKKEVGENAPVLSDDELVAMSVRELNQHLRGLTKDDVVRLKQRRRTLKNRGYAASCRIKRVTQKEELERQKIELQLEVDKLARENASMRLELDALRAKYEALQCFARTVTRGPLSPGKVATTSVITIVKSANHNNSNPTQFSTPS, from the exons ATGTTGgtacattgttgttgttttgtagttAATTTAGTACGAGGATACACCGCTGCCCGGCTGCTGG GTTTTATACCTACTGTGTCAAGTTACTTCGCCGCCTGTATCGGAAACCTACTCCGACAGTTTTTACGCATCACGGTCCACAGATACCCGCGTCCACAGAG tGTGTCTTCTGTGAGATTCTGGCCAGTTGTCTGCATGCAGGGAATGACGACTCAGTTTAAGACGAGCAAAGCTTTAAAG GTCAAGAAGGAGGTGGGTGAGAATGCCCCGGTGCTCAGCGACGATGAGTTGGTGGCCATGTCCGTGCGGGAGCTCAACCAGCACCTGCGTGGGCTGACCAAGGATGATGTTGTGAGGTTGAAGCAGCGACGACGGACCCTGAAGAACCGGGGCTACGCCGCCAGCTGCCGCATCAAACGTGTCACCCagaaggaggagctggagagacaAAAGATAGAGCTGCAGCTTGAGGTGGACAAGCTGGCCCGCGAGAATGCCAGCATGAGGCTGGAGCTGGATGCCCTGCGAGCCAAGTACGAGGCCCTGCAGTGTTTCGCCCGGACTGTGACCCGTGGGCCCCTCTCGCCAGGCAAGGTGGCCACCACCAGTGTCATCACCATCGTCAAGTCCGCCAACCACAACAACTCCAACCCGACCCAGTTCTCGACTCCCTCCTAG